Below is a genomic region from bacterium.
CATCAACCATAATTGGATTTAAACTTGCAATTGTTTTTATGTTATGTTCTTTTGTTATTTCTGACACCTTTTTCATCATAGGAATCGGACCTGCTGTTAAACAATAATCAATTTTTTCCCCATGTTGTATTAAATCAACAAGCATTTCAGTATTAAATCCTTTTCTGCCTTTACTTCCATCATCTGTTGTAATATAAATTTCATCACTTATATTTTTTAATTCTTCTTCAAGTATTATTAAATCCTTATTCCTTGCACCAATTATTGTAATTAGATAATTTTCTTTTTCTTTAAATGTTTTTGCCATCCAGAATATAAAAGCAGCTCCAACTCCTCCCACAATAATACATACATTTCCATATTTCTCAATTTCTGTTGCTTTTCCAAGAGGACCCACAATATCTAAAATATTTTCTCCATTTTCTAAAAATCCTAATTTTGCTGTTGTTGTTCCAACTTCCTGAAATATAAGAGTTATTGTTTCTTTTTCTTTATTTACATCTGCAATTGTTAATGGTATTCTTTCTCCTTTTTCGTCAACTCTTAAAACAATAAATTGTCCTGGTTTTGCTTTTTTAGAAATAATAGGAGAGATAACTTCAATTCTTTTAATTTTTTCTGCTAATTGTTCTTTTTTTATTATTTTATTCATTTTTTAAAATTATTTTGGAAGGACTATTCCTTTTGCTTTATCATATTTACCAGAAAGGTCCTTATATGACTTTTCACAAATATCTTCTCCTGAAATAAAAATAACCTGCCCAATTCCCTCATTTGCATAGACCTCTCCATCAACAGAAGAAAGATTTGCAATTTGTATTGTTATATATCCTTCCCATTCTGGTTCTAATGGTGTTACATTTATTATTATTCCACATCTTGCATAAGTTGATTTTCCAAAACAAATTCCAAGAACATCTCTTGGAATTTTAAAATATTCTTTACTT
It encodes:
- a CDS encoding sulfide/dihydroorotate dehydrogenase-like FAD/NAD-binding protein, encoding MNKIIKKEQLAEKIKRIEVISPIISKKAKPGQFIVLRVDEKGERIPLTIADVNKEKETITLIFQEVGTTTAKLGFLENGENILDIVGPLGKATEIEKYGNVCIIVGGVGAAFIFWMAKTFKEKENYLITIIGARNKDLIILEEELKNISDEIYITTDDGSKGRKGFNTEMLVDLIQHGEKIDYCLTAGPIPMMKKVSEITKEHNIKTIASLNPIMVDGTGMCGCCRVSIGGETKFACVDGPDFDAHLVNFDELLKRTSFYKEMEKISYEKFINSCKCTSHQQK
- the dcd gene encoding dCTP deaminase; protein product: MVKSDKWIKMLGEKGMITPFFPEKIKKGISFGLSSYGYDFTLSNEFLIFKGIGIVSPKKITKDQFDEFKGDVCKIKKNNFILGRSKEYFKIPRDVLGICFGKSTYARCGIIINVTPLEPEWEGYITIQIANLSSVDGEVYANEGIGQVIFISGEDICEKSYKDLSGKYDKAKGIVLPK